The Burkholderia ambifaria AMMD genome has a segment encoding these proteins:
- a CDS encoding chemotaxis protein CheW: protein MNRDAVATDDTTIGVDDCWNRIGTRGDRSCERLADCLRCLNCPVYAYHAAKLLERPLGAAEMADATRRISTFDATGAHGADDTRQAALAFRVADEWLALPIGVLREIAGTRRIHSLPYRRHSAVRGVVNIRGTLRIAISIGALLGLEAGNSGGSSGGDGRFTRLLVAAHQGEPVVFPVDEVEGVLRFGASEWVPVPATVGRASAGLSRGVLSWRGKSVGLLDDDRLFDAVTRSMR, encoded by the coding sequence ATGAACCGCGACGCCGTTGCCACTGACGACACGACGATCGGCGTCGACGATTGCTGGAACCGGATCGGCACGCGCGGCGACCGCTCGTGCGAGCGGCTGGCCGACTGCCTGCGCTGCCTGAACTGCCCGGTGTACGCGTATCACGCGGCGAAACTGCTTGAGCGCCCGCTCGGCGCGGCCGAGATGGCCGACGCCACCCGGCGGATCAGCACGTTCGACGCGACCGGCGCGCACGGCGCCGACGATACGCGCCAGGCGGCGCTGGCGTTTCGCGTCGCCGACGAATGGCTCGCGCTGCCGATCGGCGTGCTGCGCGAGATCGCCGGCACGCGCCGGATCCATTCGCTGCCGTATCGCCGCCATTCGGCCGTGCGCGGCGTGGTCAACATTCGCGGCACGCTGCGCATCGCGATCTCGATCGGCGCGCTGCTCGGCCTCGAGGCGGGCAACAGCGGCGGCAGCAGCGGCGGCGACGGCCGGTTCACACGACTGCTGGTCGCCGCGCACCAGGGCGAGCCGGTGGTGTTTCCGGTCGACGAAGTCGAGGGCGTGCTGCGCTTCGGCGCATCCGAATGGGTGCCCGTGCCGGCGACGGTCGGGCGCGCGAGCGCCGGCCTGTCGCGCGGCGTGCTGTCGTGGCGCGGCAAGTCGGTGGGCCTGCTCGACGACGACCGGCTGTTCGACGCCGTCACACGGAGCATGCGATGA
- a CDS encoding shikimate kinase yields the protein MLVHLIGPGGAGKTTVGALVAARLNWRCLDVDQYFLAAHGSIADFIRDRGYVEYAAHNVRLYEQLKRGTSVPTICVMSSGFMLYPPEVAPAYPALRRGIEEDGYTALLLPSFDLERCAKLVVGRQMSRPYLNANEDDEMRKIRDRFPAFMRLNCKRFASDGPPEHVAADIERFIVASMPSGEHGPYPVVVDRPTRPCGTCGPRSEENDIQ from the coding sequence TTGCTGGTACATCTGATCGGGCCGGGCGGCGCCGGCAAGACCACGGTCGGGGCGCTCGTCGCGGCGCGCCTGAACTGGCGGTGCCTCGACGTAGATCAATACTTCCTGGCGGCGCACGGGAGCATCGCCGACTTCATCCGGGACCGCGGCTATGTCGAATACGCCGCGCACAACGTCAGGCTGTACGAGCAACTCAAGCGCGGTACTTCGGTGCCCACGATCTGCGTGATGTCGTCTGGTTTCATGCTGTATCCGCCCGAGGTCGCGCCGGCCTATCCGGCGCTTCGCCGTGGCATCGAGGAGGACGGATACACCGCACTCCTGCTGCCTTCGTTCGATCTCGAACGCTGCGCGAAACTGGTCGTGGGCCGGCAAATGTCCCGGCCTTATCTGAATGCGAATGAAGACGACGAGATGCGCAAGATCCGCGATCGGTTCCCCGCGTTCATGCGCCTGAACTGCAAGCGGTTTGCGAGCGACGGCCCACCCGAACACGTGGCGGCCGACATCGAACGGTTTATCGTGGCGTCGATGCCATCGGGTGAACACGGTCCGTATCCGGTCGTGGTCGATCGCCCGACGCGCCCATGCGGTACCTGCGGCCCAAGAAGCGAGGAGAACGACATTCAATGA
- a CDS encoding voltage-gated chloride channel family protein, whose translation MFFSTSADFFATVRYVCRWLALSALLGALAGTASALFLLALDWATGTRVAHPWLLWGLPAAGFATGWVYHRFGQSVARGNNLLIDEIHDPKALVPKRMAPLVLVATVVTHLFGGSAGREGTAVQMGGALADRVTHLFRLDREHRRVLLMGGIAAGFSSVFGTPLAGAVFGLEVLAIGRVRYDALLTCVASAIVADVVCRAWGVHHTVYAIPFVPAVSATGLAATVVAGVAFGVVGRLFAFATHALTAWFRRVVRHAPLQPVLGGAIVAVAATVLNVPQYLGLGIPTIEAAFHGPLPAYDFAGKFVFTVVTLASGFKGGEVTPLFYIGATLGNALGQVLALPVPVLAGLGFVAVFAGAANTPIASTIMAIELFGADVGVYAIVACVVAYLFSGHAGIYRAQRVAVGKGAQVEVE comes from the coding sequence ATGTTTTTCTCGACTTCTGCCGATTTTTTCGCGACCGTGCGCTACGTGTGCCGCTGGCTCGCGCTCTCGGCCTTGCTCGGCGCGCTGGCCGGCACGGCTTCCGCGTTGTTCCTGCTCGCGCTCGACTGGGCGACCGGCACGCGCGTCGCGCATCCGTGGCTGTTGTGGGGGCTGCCGGCCGCCGGCTTCGCGACCGGCTGGGTCTACCACCGGTTCGGCCAGTCGGTCGCGCGCGGCAACAACCTGCTGATCGACGAGATTCACGACCCGAAGGCGCTCGTGCCGAAGCGGATGGCGCCGCTCGTGCTCGTCGCGACTGTCGTCACGCACCTGTTCGGCGGCTCGGCCGGGCGCGAGGGGACGGCCGTGCAGATGGGCGGCGCGCTCGCCGATCGCGTCACGCACCTGTTCCGGCTCGATCGCGAACATCGGCGCGTGCTGCTGATGGGCGGCATCGCGGCCGGGTTCTCGTCGGTGTTCGGTACGCCGCTCGCGGGCGCCGTGTTCGGGCTCGAGGTGCTCGCGATCGGCCGCGTCCGGTACGACGCGCTGCTGACTTGCGTCGCGTCCGCGATCGTCGCGGACGTCGTGTGCCGCGCGTGGGGCGTGCATCACACCGTCTATGCGATTCCGTTCGTGCCGGCCGTGTCGGCGACGGGGCTGGCCGCGACGGTCGTCGCGGGTGTCGCGTTCGGCGTCGTCGGCCGGCTGTTCGCGTTCGCCACGCATGCGCTGACCGCGTGGTTCCGGCGCGTCGTCCGCCATGCGCCGCTGCAGCCGGTGCTCGGCGGCGCGATCGTGGCCGTGGCGGCCACCGTGCTGAACGTGCCGCAGTATCTCGGTCTCGGGATTCCGACGATCGAGGCCGCGTTTCACGGGCCGCTGCCGGCTTACGATTTCGCGGGCAAGTTCGTGTTCACCGTCGTCACGCTCGCGTCGGGATTCAAGGGCGGCGAAGTGACGCCGCTGTTCTACATCGGCGCGACGCTCGGCAACGCGCTCGGGCAGGTGCTGGCGCTACCGGTGCCGGTGCTCGCCGGGCTCGGCTTCGTCGCGGTGTTCGCGGGGGCGGCCAACACGCCGATCGCGTCCACGATCATGGCGATCGAACTGTTCGGCGCGGATGTCGGCGTGTATGCGATCGTGGCCTGCGTGGTCGCCTATCTGTTTTCCGGGCACGCGGGGATTTATCGCGCGCAGCGGGTGGCGGTGGGGAAGGGCGCGCAGGTGGAGGTGGAGTGA
- a CDS encoding chemotaxis response regulator protein-glutamate methylesterase, with amino-acid sequence MNIGIVNDLPLAVEALRRVIARRSDHRVLWVATDGDEAVDFCVAHPPDLVLMDLVMPKLDGVAATRQIMARAPCAILIVTASVSANTSSVYEAMGAGALDAVDTPTLALGLPSDAAPQPLLAKIDQIGRLLESRTATLVPPVPAPARGQPTLIAIGASAGGPTALTALLRALPADFPAALVIVQHVDQAFALGMAEWLDGYTRLPVRVARPGSVPQAGEVLLAASNDHLCLSPRGVLGYTRHPAETPYRPSIDVFFNSVADGWQGDALGVLLTGMGRDGALGLKAMRAKGCYTIAQDEATSAVYGMPKAAAAIGAASAILPLDRIAPQLISRVTRVPLD; translated from the coding sequence ATGAACATCGGGATCGTCAACGATCTGCCGCTTGCCGTCGAGGCGCTGCGCCGCGTGATCGCGCGGCGCAGCGATCACCGCGTGCTGTGGGTGGCCACCGACGGCGACGAGGCCGTGGATTTCTGCGTCGCGCATCCGCCCGACCTCGTGCTGATGGACCTCGTGATGCCGAAGCTCGACGGCGTGGCCGCGACGCGGCAGATCATGGCGCGCGCGCCGTGCGCGATCCTGATCGTGACCGCGAGCGTCAGCGCGAACACGTCGTCGGTCTACGAGGCGATGGGCGCCGGCGCGCTCGACGCGGTCGACACGCCGACGCTCGCGCTCGGCCTGCCGTCGGATGCCGCGCCGCAGCCGCTGCTCGCGAAGATCGACCAGATCGGCCGGCTGCTCGAAAGCCGGACCGCGACGCTCGTGCCGCCCGTGCCGGCGCCCGCGCGCGGCCAGCCGACGCTGATCGCGATCGGCGCGTCGGCGGGTGGGCCGACCGCGCTCACCGCGCTGCTGCGCGCGCTGCCGGCCGATTTTCCGGCCGCGCTCGTGATCGTGCAGCATGTCGACCAGGCGTTCGCGCTCGGCATGGCGGAGTGGCTCGACGGCTATACACGGCTGCCCGTGCGCGTCGCGCGGCCGGGCAGCGTGCCGCAGGCGGGCGAGGTGCTGCTCGCGGCGTCCAACGACCACCTGTGCCTGTCGCCGCGCGGCGTGCTCGGCTATACGCGGCATCCGGCCGAGACGCCGTACCGGCCGTCGATCGACGTGTTCTTCAACAGCGTCGCCGACGGCTGGCAGGGCGACGCGCTCGGCGTGCTGCTGACCGGGATGGGGCGCGACGGCGCGCTGGGACTGAAGGCGATGCGCGCGAAGGGCTGCTACACGATCGCGCAGGACGAGGCGACGAGCGCGGTCTACGGGATGCCGAAGGCGGCCGCGGCGATCGGCGCGGCGTCCGCGATCCTGCCGCTCGACCGGATCGCGCCGCAGCTGATCTCGCGCGTGACGCGCGTGCCGCTCGACTGA
- a CDS encoding chemotaxis protein CheW: MTRAESHGGAHALFLMFELDSERYALDAADIDEVLPLATTKAVPGAPDWIAGLLMRGGQPVPVIDVPMLALGRRAHALRSTRLVMVRYRVEPLDRERVIGLIVERATQTLRIDRAAFRASGVSTARTRWLGHVANTPDGIVQQVSVSDLIDDVARLYLFDGLPGHGGESA, from the coding sequence GTGACGCGCGCCGAGTCGCACGGCGGCGCGCATGCGCTGTTCCTGATGTTCGAGCTCGACAGCGAGCGCTATGCGCTCGACGCGGCCGACATCGACGAAGTGTTGCCGCTCGCGACCACCAAGGCCGTGCCCGGCGCGCCCGACTGGATCGCCGGGCTGCTGATGCGGGGCGGTCAGCCGGTGCCCGTGATCGACGTGCCGATGCTGGCGCTCGGGCGGCGCGCGCATGCGCTGCGTTCGACGCGGCTGGTGATGGTGCGCTACCGCGTCGAGCCGCTCGATCGCGAGCGCGTGATCGGCCTGATCGTCGAGCGCGCGACGCAGACGCTGCGAATCGATCGCGCGGCGTTCCGCGCCAGCGGCGTGTCGACCGCGCGCACGCGCTGGCTCGGGCACGTCGCGAACACGCCCGACGGAATCGTGCAGCAGGTGTCGGTATCCGACCTGATCGACGACGTTGCGCGCCTGTATCTGTTCGACGGCCTGCCGGGCCACGGAGGGGAGTCCGCATGA
- a CDS encoding riboflavin synthase — translation MFTGIVQGVATIGAIKDHGELRTFSIEFPERFTDDIEIGASVSVDGVCLTVTTIHSPVLIDFDVMLPSLRITTLADLTTGARVNVERAAKDGAEIGGHPLSGHVDFMGTILHIASSEHNRMIRIGVPAEFKRYVFAKGYIAINGCSLTVSDVNRDEGWFEVWLIPETRRATTFDAKGVDAKVNIEIERSTQVVVDTIRESVKETLGELNGVVTALLAEKGIDIEELLARNVARLPKQ, via the coding sequence ATGTTTACAGGCATTGTTCAGGGCGTGGCGACCATCGGCGCCATCAAGGATCACGGCGAACTGAGAACGTTCAGCATCGAATTCCCCGAGCGCTTCACCGACGATATCGAGATCGGCGCGAGCGTGTCGGTCGACGGCGTCTGCCTGACGGTCACGACCATCCACTCGCCGGTGCTGATCGACTTCGACGTGATGTTGCCGAGCCTGCGAATCACCACGCTGGCCGACCTGACGACCGGCGCCCGCGTCAACGTGGAGCGGGCCGCGAAGGACGGCGCGGAAATCGGCGGACATCCGCTGTCCGGTCACGTCGACTTCATGGGGACCATCCTGCACATCGCGTCCTCCGAACACAATCGGATGATCCGCATCGGCGTGCCGGCCGAATTCAAACGCTATGTCTTCGCGAAGGGCTATATCGCGATCAACGGCTGCAGCCTGACCGTGTCGGACGTCAATCGCGACGAAGGCTGGTTCGAAGTCTGGCTGATTCCCGAAACGCGCCGCGCGACCACGTTCGATGCGAAGGGCGTCGACGCCAAGGTCAATATCGAGATCGAGCGTAGCACCCAGGTCGTCGTGGATACGATCCGCGAATCGGTCAAGGAAACGCTCGGCGAATTGAACGGCGTCGTCACCGCGCTGCTGGCGGAAAAAGGCATCGATATCGAGGAACTGCTGGCGCGCAATGTCGCGCGGCTGCCGAAGCAGTAA
- a CDS encoding hybrid sensor histidine kinase/response regulator, whose amino-acid sequence MSGDDDLSHLSLLELYREETRTQTQALSERLLALESGEPDSVALEACMRAAHSLKGAARIVGVPLGVEIAGRMEECFVAAQAGTIALTATHVDVLLAGVDLLVRVADPQAPPVSSTEIDAFALALTGADGAHAMPAPTFAPPPAPPSSVPFRDHDGAANEPVGAGAAVPPLALSAAVPDPVPAGRAAGAGAMRRVRADTLNRLLSLSGESLVESRWLKPFAESMLRVKRAQRDAARSLDLLYERFADELDAGVLASVNEVRHMLNDVQRSLAERMEEFDRFERRSTHIAEQLYDEALQCRMRPFGDATRAYPRIVRDLARSLGKQVRFSIVGEGTQVDRDILDLLDAPLGHLLRNAIDHGVDSPDARRARGKPAEASVTLEARHSAGSLLVSVIDDGPGVDMDALRAAVVRQRLTDDETAARLSDPELLEFLLLPGFSMRDAVTDVSGRGVGLDAVQEMVRGVRGAVRIFNEPGAGMRFVLQLPLTLSVIRSLLVEVGGEPYAFPLAHVRRTLELSHDDIDVLEGQPHFPFDGRRAGLVGAHQLLDAGEPAVTRTSTAVVVVGGEPELYGVAVDRFLGERMLVVQPLDSRLQKIQNIAAGALLENGDPVLIVDVEDLIRSVDKLVRGGQLAKLTRDPQLARADRRRRVLVVDDSLTVRELERKLLEKRGYDVTVAVDGMDGWNAVRSDAFDLVVTDVDMPRMDGIELVTLIRSDPALKRVPVMIVSYKDRDEDRRRGLDAGADYYLAKSSFHDEALLDAVHDLIGGARG is encoded by the coding sequence ATGAGCGGCGATGACGATCTGAGCCACCTGTCGCTGCTCGAGCTGTATCGCGAGGAGACGCGCACGCAAACCCAGGCGCTGTCCGAACGCCTGCTCGCGCTCGAATCGGGCGAGCCCGATTCCGTCGCGCTCGAGGCGTGCATGCGCGCCGCGCATTCGCTGAAGGGCGCCGCACGCATCGTCGGCGTGCCGCTCGGCGTCGAGATCGCGGGGCGGATGGAAGAATGCTTCGTCGCCGCGCAGGCCGGCACCATCGCACTGACGGCCACGCATGTCGACGTGCTGCTCGCCGGCGTCGACCTGCTGGTGCGCGTCGCCGATCCGCAGGCGCCGCCCGTGTCGTCGACGGAGATCGACGCGTTCGCGCTGGCGCTCACGGGCGCCGACGGCGCGCACGCGATGCCGGCACCGACCTTCGCGCCGCCGCCGGCGCCGCCGTCCAGCGTGCCGTTTCGCGATCACGACGGCGCCGCGAACGAGCCCGTGGGGGCCGGCGCCGCGGTGCCGCCGCTCGCCCTGTCGGCGGCGGTGCCCGATCCGGTCCCGGCGGGACGTGCGGCCGGCGCGGGCGCGATGCGCCGCGTGCGGGCCGATACGCTGAACCGGCTGCTGAGCCTGTCCGGCGAGTCGCTCGTCGAATCGCGCTGGCTCAAGCCGTTCGCGGAATCGATGCTGCGCGTGAAGCGTGCGCAGCGCGACGCGGCCCGCTCGCTCGATCTGTTGTACGAACGGTTCGCCGACGAGCTCGATGCGGGCGTGCTCGCGTCGGTCAACGAAGTGCGGCACATGCTCAACGACGTACAGCGTTCGCTTGCCGAGCGCATGGAAGAATTCGACCGCTTCGAGCGCCGCAGCACGCACATCGCCGAGCAACTGTACGACGAGGCGCTTCAATGCCGGATGCGCCCGTTCGGCGACGCGACGCGCGCGTATCCGCGCATCGTCCGCGATCTCGCGCGCTCGCTCGGCAAGCAGGTGCGCTTCTCGATCGTCGGCGAAGGCACGCAGGTCGACCGCGACATCCTCGACCTGCTCGACGCGCCGCTCGGCCACCTGCTGCGCAACGCGATCGATCACGGCGTCGACTCGCCCGATGCGCGTCGCGCGCGCGGCAAGCCGGCCGAGGCGAGCGTGACGCTCGAAGCGCGACACAGCGCCGGCTCGCTGCTCGTCAGCGTGATCGACGACGGGCCGGGCGTCGACATGGACGCGCTGCGCGCGGCGGTCGTGCGCCAGCGCCTGACCGACGACGAGACGGCCGCGCGGCTGTCCGATCCGGAACTGCTCGAATTCCTGCTGCTGCCGGGCTTCTCGATGCGCGATGCGGTGACCGACGTGTCGGGACGCGGCGTCGGCCTCGATGCGGTGCAGGAAATGGTGCGCGGCGTGCGCGGCGCGGTGCGCATCTTCAACGAGCCCGGCGCGGGCATGCGCTTCGTGCTGCAGCTGCCGCTCACGCTGTCGGTGATCCGCAGCCTGCTGGTGGAGGTCGGCGGCGAGCCGTACGCGTTCCCGCTCGCGCACGTGCGCCGCACGCTCGAACTGTCGCACGACGACATCGACGTGCTCGAAGGACAGCCGCATTTTCCGTTCGACGGCCGGCGTGCGGGCCTCGTCGGCGCGCACCAGCTGCTCGATGCGGGGGAGCCCGCCGTCACGCGCACGAGCACGGCGGTCGTGGTCGTCGGCGGCGAGCCCGAGCTGTACGGCGTCGCCGTCGACCGCTTCCTCGGCGAACGGATGCTCGTCGTGCAGCCGCTCGACAGCCGCCTGCAGAAGATCCAGAACATCGCGGCCGGTGCGTTGCTCGAGAACGGCGACCCGGTGCTGATCGTCGATGTCGAGGATCTGATCCGCTCCGTCGACAAGCTCGTGCGCGGCGGCCAGCTCGCGAAACTCACGCGCGATCCGCAGCTCGCACGGGCCGACCGGCGCCGCCGCGTGCTCGTCGTCGACGATTCGCTGACGGTGCGCGAGCTCGAACGCAAGCTGCTGGAAAAGCGCGGCTACGACGTGACCGTCGCGGTCGACGGGATGGACGGCTGGAACGCGGTGCGCAGCGATGCGTTCGACCTGGTCGTCACCGACGTCGACATGCCGCGCATGGACGGGATCGAGCTCGTCACGCTGATCAGGAGCGATCCGGCGCTCAAGCGGGTGCCCGTGATGATCGTGTCGTACAAGGATCGCGACGAGGATCGCCGGCGCGGGCTCGATGCCGGCGCCGACTACTATCTCGCGAAGAGCAGTTTCCACGACGAGGCGCTGCTCGATGCGGTGCACGACCTGATCGGCGGGGCACGCGGATGA
- a CDS encoding methyl-accepting chemotaxis protein: MATVTPRATNESLHPTIGAGRLTLGNRILLSFGVLFVLMLVTAGVSYERLHAINTEAVSIERDSLPGVYLAASLRGSVNESFAMLQQATFVDTDPELVQRDFAKISEALKEVESLSVDYQNTTFRDDDRQRFSTFRGSYDRYVPLLNDAIQKSRVSREEAVAAYARTLPAWTEVVRNANILVQENRKFADTSAKLIRQSVQDTEVVLALALGLVLLSALALGYGLFRAVTVPMARLVEVHDVMRTGNLTRRLDLRRHDEFGTLETGFNRMADELTELVARAQQSSLQVTTSVAEIAATSREQQATANETAATTTEIGATSREIFATSRDLLRTMNEVAGVAEQSATLAGASQSGLTRMGETMRSVMDAAGSVNAKLAILNEKALNINQVVATITKVADQTNLLSLNAAIEAEKAGEYGRGFAVVATEIRRLADQTAVATYDIEQTVKEIQSAVSAGVMGMDKFSEEVRRGMLDVQQVGGQLSQIIAEVQTLSPRFQMVNEGMQTQANGAEQITQALSQLSEAAQQTAESLRQSSQAIDDLTLVANQLRTSVSRFKVDA; this comes from the coding sequence ATGGCCACCGTGACGCCCCGCGCGACCAATGAAAGTCTGCATCCGACGATCGGCGCTGGCCGGCTGACGCTCGGCAACCGCATCCTGCTCAGCTTCGGCGTGCTGTTCGTGCTGATGCTGGTGACCGCCGGCGTGTCCTACGAGCGTCTGCATGCGATCAACACCGAAGCCGTCAGCATCGAACGCGACTCGCTGCCCGGCGTCTATCTCGCGGCGTCGCTGCGCGGCTCGGTCAACGAATCGTTCGCCATGCTGCAGCAGGCGACGTTCGTCGATACCGATCCCGAACTCGTGCAGCGCGATTTCGCGAAGATCTCCGAGGCGCTCAAGGAAGTCGAGTCGTTGTCGGTCGACTACCAGAACACGACGTTCCGCGATGACGACCGGCAGCGTTTCTCGACGTTCCGCGGTTCCTACGACCGCTACGTGCCGCTGCTCAACGATGCGATCCAGAAGAGCCGCGTGTCGCGCGAGGAAGCCGTCGCAGCCTACGCGCGGACGCTGCCCGCATGGACCGAAGTCGTGCGCAACGCGAATATCCTGGTGCAGGAGAACCGCAAGTTCGCCGACACTTCCGCGAAGCTGATTCGCCAGTCCGTGCAGGACACCGAGGTCGTGCTCGCGCTGGCGCTGGGCCTCGTGCTGCTGTCCGCGCTCGCGCTCGGCTACGGGCTGTTCCGCGCGGTCACCGTGCCGATGGCGCGGCTCGTGGAAGTGCACGACGTGATGCGCACCGGCAACCTGACGCGCCGCCTCGATCTGCGCCGTCATGATGAGTTCGGCACGCTGGAAACGGGCTTCAACCGGATGGCCGACGAACTGACCGAGCTCGTCGCGCGCGCGCAGCAGTCGTCGCTGCAGGTGACGACGTCGGTGGCCGAAATCGCGGCGACGTCGCGCGAGCAGCAGGCGACCGCCAACGAAACCGCGGCGACGACGACCGAGATCGGCGCGACGTCGCGCGAGATCTTCGCGACCTCGCGCGACCTGCTGCGCACGATGAACGAGGTGGCCGGCGTGGCCGAGCAGTCGGCGACGCTCGCGGGCGCGAGCCAGAGCGGCCTCACGCGGATGGGCGAGACGATGCGCAGCGTGATGGACGCGGCCGGTTCGGTGAACGCGAAGCTCGCGATCCTCAACGAGAAGGCGTTGAACATCAACCAGGTCGTCGCGACGATCACCAAGGTGGCCGACCAGACCAACCTGCTGTCGCTGAACGCGGCGATCGAGGCCGAGAAGGCCGGCGAGTACGGCCGCGGCTTCGCGGTCGTCGCGACCGAGATCCGCCGCCTCGCCGACCAGACGGCGGTCGCGACCTACGACATCGAGCAGACGGTGAAGGAGATCCAGTCGGCGGTGTCGGCGGGCGTGATGGGGATGGACAAGTTCTCCGAGGAAGTGCGCCGCGGGATGCTCGACGTGCAGCAGGTCGGCGGGCAGCTGTCGCAGATCATCGCCGAGGTGCAGACGCTCTCGCCGCGCTTCCAGATGGTCAACGAAGGGATGCAGACGCAGGCGAACGGCGCTGAGCAGATCACGCAGGCGCTGTCGCAGCTGTCGGAAGCCGCACAGCAGACGGCCGAATCGCTGCGCCAGTCGTCGCAGGCGATCGATGACCTGACGCTGGTCGCGAACCAGTTGCGCACCAGCGTGTCGCGCTTCAAGGTCGACGCGTGA
- a CDS encoding CheR family methyltransferase: MKESDSRFRGWLLRETGIDPDSLGNDFLSRALTERIHALQGDGERLPSAARPAVTPEALDAYWQQLNASADERRALIELFVVPETWFFRDREAFATLARLALERLAATPGRVIRVLSAPCSTGEEPYSAAMALLDAGLDPASFMIDALDLSVRAIEQARLGCYGRNAFRGTATEFRARYFTPAADGWLLDERVRARVQFRQANLIEPGVDTGIRYDFVFCRNVLIYFDRDAQDRVIGSLDSWLADDGMLFVGPAETGVAMRHGLRSARVPLAFAFHRDGGGAAVGAAADASAARYAAPTPVVAPYRRAERLTVAPPAAARPLLAVVPPTWSGNASSPAALAPAERRTAFEPLADMRAGSLTAAATAATAGHAAHAASATNAASAANAANATTAAHAASAASAAKAANAANAALPPPPADIATPTLEEAQALANAGAFDEAERVLARFSAHAGPHADAFYLNGLIADACGRVAEAGDFYRKALYLRPTHHEALTHLATLLDVGGDGAGAQWLLERARRAAG, from the coding sequence ATGAAAGAATCCGATTCGCGATTTCGCGGCTGGCTGCTGCGCGAGACCGGCATCGACCCCGATTCGCTCGGCAACGATTTCCTGAGTCGCGCGCTGACCGAGCGCATCCACGCGTTGCAGGGCGACGGCGAGCGGCTGCCGTCGGCGGCGCGGCCGGCCGTCACGCCAGAGGCGCTCGACGCCTACTGGCAGCAGCTCAACGCGTCGGCCGACGAACGGCGCGCGCTGATCGAGCTGTTCGTCGTGCCGGAGACGTGGTTCTTCCGCGATCGCGAGGCATTCGCGACGCTCGCGCGGCTTGCGCTCGAACGGCTTGCCGCGACGCCCGGGCGCGTGATCCGCGTGCTGAGCGCGCCGTGCTCGACCGGCGAGGAGCCGTATTCGGCGGCGATGGCGCTGCTCGACGCCGGGCTCGATCCGGCCAGCTTCATGATCGATGCGCTCGACCTGAGCGTGCGCGCGATCGAACAGGCGCGGCTCGGCTGCTACGGACGCAATGCGTTTCGCGGCACGGCGACCGAGTTCCGCGCGCGCTACTTCACGCCGGCCGCCGACGGCTGGCTGCTCGACGAGCGCGTGCGTGCGCGCGTCCAGTTTCGCCAGGCGAACCTGATCGAACCGGGCGTCGATACGGGCATTCGCTACGATTTCGTGTTCTGCCGCAACGTGCTGATTTACTTCGACCGCGACGCGCAGGACCGCGTGATCGGTTCGCTCGACAGCTGGCTCGCCGACGACGGGATGCTGTTCGTCGGTCCGGCCGAAACGGGTGTCGCGATGCGGCACGGGTTGCGTTCGGCGCGCGTGCCGCTGGCGTTCGCGTTTCATCGCGATGGTGGCGGCGCGGCGGTGGGGGCGGCGGCGGACGCGAGCGCGGCGCGGTATGCGGCACCGACGCCCGTGGTTGCGCCGTACCGGCGTGCCGAGCGCTTGACGGTGGCGCCGCCCGCCGCGGCGCGCCCGCTGCTGGCCGTCGTGCCGCCGACGTGGAGCGGTAACGCGTCGTCGCCCGCGGCGCTTGCGCCGGCCGAGCGCCGGACGGCGTTCGAGCCGTTGGCCGACATGCGCGCCGGCTCGCTGACCGCCGCAGCCACCGCAGCCACCGCAGGCCATGCAGCCCATGCAGCCAGCGCGACCAACGCGGCCAGCGCGGCCAACGCGGCCAACGCAACCACCGCAGCCCACGCAGCCAGCGCAGCAAGCGCAGCCAAAGCAGCAAACGCCGCCAACGCAGCCCTGCCACCACCACCCGCCGACATCGCCACCCCAACGCTCGAGGAAGCACAGGCGCTGGCCAACGCGGGTGCGTTCGACGAGGCCGAGCGCGTGCTCGCGCGATTCTCCGCGCACGCCGGGCCGCACGCGGACGCGTTCTACCTGAACGGGCTGATCGCGGATGCGTGCGGGCGTGTCGCGGAAGCGGGCGACTTCTACCGGAAGGCGCTGTATCTGCGGCCGACGCACCACGAAGCGCTGACGCATCTCGCGACCTTGCTCGACGTCGGTGGCGATGGCGCCGGCGCGCAATGGCTGCTCGAGCGTGCGCGGCGCGCGGCAGGGTGA